The following coding sequences are from one Frigoribacterium sp. Leaf415 window:
- a CDS encoding Dps family protein, whose protein sequence is MTDITRTVPQGSVDPDVAAGVAQFLSQIVTDMTALSVNGKQAHWHVRGIAFVAVHELIDVVVDHAREWADLAAERVVALGLPVDGRIETVAAKTVIPPTSPGFNQIDVTIAELVAQIDASLVAVREAIDELGELDASSQDVAIEISRGLEKDRWFLAAHVAG, encoded by the coding sequence ATGACCGACATCACCCGCACCGTCCCCCAGGGTTCCGTCGACCCCGACGTCGCCGCCGGCGTCGCCCAGTTCCTCAGCCAGATCGTCACCGACATGACGGCCCTGTCGGTCAACGGCAAGCAGGCCCACTGGCACGTGCGCGGCATCGCGTTCGTCGCCGTGCACGAACTCATCGACGTGGTCGTCGACCACGCCCGCGAATGGGCCGACCTCGCCGCCGAGCGCGTCGTCGCCCTCGGCCTGCCGGTCGACGGACGCATCGAGACCGTCGCCGCCAAGACGGTCATCCCCCCGACCTCCCCCGGCTTCAACCAGATCGACGTCACCATCGCCGAGCTGGTCGCCCAGATCGACGCCTCGCTCGTCGCCGTCCGCGAGGCCATCGACGAACTCGGCGAGCTCGACGCCTCGAGCCAGGACGTCGCCATCGAGATCTCGCGCGGCCTCGAGAAGGACCGCTGGTTCCTCGCCGCGCACGTCGCCGGCTGA
- a CDS encoding ATP-dependent Clp protease proteolytic subunit — MADVTLPNSVFDRLLKDRIIWLGSEVRDENANEIAAKLLLLAAEDSEKDIYLYINSPGGSITAGMAIYDAMEFVPNDIVTVGIGMAASMGQLLLTAGTKGKRYITPNARVLLHQPHGGFGGTSSDIQTQAQLILSMKRRLAEITAAQTGKTVEQINEDGDRDRWFTAEEALEYGFVDHIRGSATDVVGGAGTDQA, encoded by the coding sequence ATGGCCGACGTGACACTGCCCAACAGTGTTTTTGACCGACTGCTCAAAGACCGGATCATCTGGCTCGGCTCTGAGGTCCGCGACGAGAACGCCAACGAGATCGCCGCGAAACTGCTGCTGCTCGCTGCGGAAGACAGCGAGAAAGACATCTACCTCTACATCAACTCGCCCGGCGGGTCGATCACGGCGGGCATGGCGATCTACGACGCCATGGAGTTCGTGCCGAACGACATCGTCACCGTCGGCATCGGCATGGCCGCGTCGATGGGTCAGCTGCTCTTGACGGCCGGCACCAAGGGCAAGCGCTACATCACGCCGAACGCGCGTGTCCTGTTGCACCAGCCGCACGGCGGGTTCGGCGGCACCTCGTCCGACATCCAGACGCAGGCGCAGCTCATCCTCTCGATGAAGCGTCGACTGGCCGAGATCACGGCTGCGCAGACGGGCAAGACCGTCGAGCAGATCAACGAAGACGGCGACCGCGACCGCTGGTTCACCGCCGAAGAGGCCCTCGAGTACGGCTTCGTCGACCACATCCGCGGCTCGGCCACCGACGTCGTCGGCGGCGCCGGCACCGACCAGGCCTAG
- the tig gene encoding trigger factor, which yields MVQTTVEKLSPTRVKLNIVVTPDELKPSVTHAYGHIAESVNIPGFRKGKVPPPIIDQRVGREEVLNHAVSESLDKFYREAVTETEIRVLGRPEADVVEWPNVKDFSGDLKIAVEVDVRPDFDLPEYDGLELTVDTVDVTDDEIAEELTNLRTRFGTLVTVDRPATTGDFAQIDLTATIGDDVVDTAKGISYELGSGELIEGIDEALESLTAGESTTFESKLLGGDREGETALIAVDVTAVKERELPEADDDFAQIASQFDTIDELKGDLKEQLAKSKTFGQGAQARDQVVEKLLEAVEIPVPEKLVEDEVHRHLEQENRLEDDEHRAEVKESSEKAFRNQILLDAIAEKEAVKVEQDELTQYLIQGAAQYGMEPGEFIKVLDQNGQIPAMVGEVARSKALAVVLSKAKVVDGKGDSVDLSAFTATAGVGGDDDHAGHDHA from the coding sequence TTGGTCCAGACCACGGTTGAGAAGCTCAGCCCCACGCGCGTCAAGCTCAACATCGTCGTCACGCCCGACGAGCTCAAGCCCAGCGTCACGCACGCCTACGGTCACATCGCCGAGTCGGTCAACATCCCCGGGTTCCGCAAGGGCAAGGTGCCGCCGCCCATCATCGACCAGCGCGTCGGTCGTGAAGAGGTGCTGAACCACGCGGTCAGCGAGAGCCTCGACAAGTTCTACCGCGAGGCCGTGACCGAGACCGAGATCCGCGTCCTCGGCCGTCCCGAGGCCGACGTCGTCGAGTGGCCGAACGTCAAGGACTTCTCGGGTGATCTGAAGATCGCCGTCGAGGTCGACGTGCGTCCCGACTTCGACCTGCCCGAGTACGACGGCCTCGAGCTGACGGTCGACACGGTCGACGTCACCGACGACGAGATCGCCGAAGAGCTGACGAACCTGCGTACCCGTTTCGGCACGTTGGTCACCGTCGACCGCCCCGCCACCACGGGTGACTTCGCGCAGATCGACCTCACGGCGACCATCGGCGACGACGTCGTCGACACCGCCAAGGGCATCTCGTACGAGCTCGGCTCGGGCGAACTGATCGAGGGCATCGACGAGGCCCTCGAGTCGCTCACCGCCGGCGAGAGCACCACCTTCGAGTCGAAGCTGCTCGGCGGCGACCGCGAGGGCGAGACCGCCTTGATCGCCGTCGACGTCACGGCCGTCAAAGAGCGCGAGCTGCCCGAGGCCGACGACGACTTCGCCCAGATCGCCAGCCAGTTCGACACCATCGACGAGCTCAAGGGTGACCTGAAAGAGCAGCTGGCCAAGTCGAAGACCTTCGGTCAGGGTGCCCAGGCACGCGACCAGGTCGTCGAGAAGCTGCTCGAGGCCGTCGAGATCCCCGTCCCCGAGAAGCTCGTCGAGGACGAGGTCCACCGTCACCTCGAGCAGGAGAACCGCCTCGAGGACGACGAGCACCGCGCCGAGGTGAAGGAGAGCAGCGAGAAGGCCTTCCGCAACCAGATCCTCCTCGACGCCATCGCCGAGAAAGAGGCCGTCAAGGTCGAGCAGGACGAGCTGACGCAGTACCTCATCCAGGGTGCGGCCCAGTACGGCATGGAGCCCGGCGAGTTCATCAAGGTCCTCGACCAGAACGGCCAGATCCCCGCCATGGTCGGCGAGGTCGCTCGGAGCAAGGCCCTCGCGGTCGTGCTCAGCAAGGCCAAGGTCGTCGACGGCAAGGGCGACTCGGTCGACCTGTCCGCGTTCACCGCGACCGCCGGCGTCGGCGGCGACGACGACCACGCGGGTCACGACCACGCGTAA
- a CDS encoding sensor histidine kinase, whose amino-acid sequence MIQETTITAANPYLSPPSRPGGYRRRWRELPRELGYVALSAVLVVIVTVAASLFLHTVSGSSDSLFTLVFLAVVVFGALWIARWFGTFEVLRLGWASDRPIRPVDWTPNTEWGRSTNRFVRAVSVFANPHYWLYLLYGVVVFPIVAGFTTFVLVGLLAGPVLAVLGVVLVFQALPPFDTFNWASAIGNGGGAVLVVLALALFAGVVLVYPYVVHGFVVMHQAIAAVMLGGFRSEQLEVELADREISRTAALSAEGTALRRLERDIHDGPQQRLVRLQMDLAAASRAVDNDPEKSKTLIEEARVQSREALEELRALSRGFAPPLLLDRGLVAALESLVDRSVVPTTMLNRVPARVVIPSDIERNAYFIASELVTNTGKHAEAASADLVLRTRQAPDGIGTLLELVVTDDGRGGAGLRDGHGLAGVQERLVGLGGFLDISSPQGGPTIVTVSIPMTIEVPSNPTLPLPTEPLLPFSSTAMTEPLPDTALPDTALPDTALPDAALPDAPLDPPAGPPARP is encoded by the coding sequence ATGATCCAGGAGACCACCATCACCGCCGCGAACCCCTACCTCTCACCACCGTCCCGCCCCGGCGGCTACCGACGACGCTGGCGCGAGTTGCCCCGCGAACTCGGCTACGTCGCGCTCTCGGCCGTCCTCGTCGTCATCGTGACGGTGGCCGCCTCGTTGTTCCTGCACACGGTCAGCGGGTCGAGCGACTCGCTCTTCACGCTCGTCTTCCTGGCGGTCGTCGTCTTCGGCGCCCTCTGGATCGCCCGGTGGTTCGGCACCTTCGAGGTGCTCCGCCTGGGCTGGGCCAGCGACCGACCGATCCGACCCGTCGACTGGACGCCCAACACCGAGTGGGGCCGGTCCACGAACCGCTTCGTGCGGGCGGTCTCGGTCTTCGCCAACCCGCACTACTGGCTCTACCTGCTCTACGGCGTCGTGGTCTTCCCGATCGTGGCGGGCTTCACGACCTTCGTCCTCGTGGGCCTGCTGGCCGGCCCGGTGCTCGCGGTCCTCGGGGTCGTGCTCGTCTTCCAGGCGCTCCCGCCGTTCGACACCTTCAACTGGGCGTCCGCGATCGGCAACGGCGGAGGCGCGGTGCTCGTCGTCCTCGCCCTCGCACTCTTCGCCGGCGTCGTGCTGGTCTACCCGTACGTCGTGCACGGGTTCGTCGTCATGCACCAGGCGATCGCCGCCGTCATGCTCGGCGGCTTCCGCAGCGAGCAGCTCGAGGTCGAGCTCGCCGACCGCGAGATCTCGCGGACGGCGGCCCTGTCCGCCGAGGGCACGGCCCTCCGCCGGCTCGAGCGCGACATCCACGACGGCCCGCAGCAGCGCCTGGTCCGCCTGCAGATGGACCTCGCGGCGGCCTCCCGCGCCGTCGACAACGATCCCGAGAAGAGCAAGACCCTCATCGAGGAGGCGCGGGTGCAGTCCCGCGAGGCCCTCGAGGAGCTGCGCGCCCTGTCCCGCGGTTTCGCGCCTCCGTTGCTCCTGGATCGCGGCCTGGTCGCGGCCCTCGAGTCGCTCGTCGACCGCTCGGTGGTTCCGACCACGATGCTCAACCGGGTGCCCGCGCGCGTCGTGATCCCGAGCGACATCGAGCGCAACGCGTACTTCATCGCGTCCGAACTGGTGACGAACACGGGCAAGCACGCCGAGGCGGCCAGTGCCGACCTCGTGCTGCGCACGCGGCAGGCTCCCGACGGCATCGGCACACTGCTCGAGCTCGTCGTGACCGACGACGGGCGCGGCGGCGCCGGCCTGCGCGACGGCCACGGTCTCGCCGGGGTGCAGGAGCGCCTCGTGGGCCTCGGCGGCTTCCTCGACATCAGCAGCCCGCAGGGCGGGCCGACCATCGTCACGGTGAGCATCCCGATGACGATCGAGGTGCCGAGCAACCCGACGCTGCCGCTGCCGACCGAGCCGCTGCTGCCGTTCTCGTCGACGGCCATGACCGAGCCGCTGCCCGACACGGCACTGCCCGACACGGCACTGCCCGACACGGCACTGCCCGACGCGGCACTGCCCGACGCGCCGCTCGACCCGCCGGCCGGGCCGCCCGCGCGACCGTAG
- a CDS encoding response regulator transcription factor has protein sequence MSLESPSRQPLRVVVADDSVLLREGLVRLLDEIGVEVVGAYGDADSLLADLDDVRPDIAVLDVRMPPTHTDEGVRAAIEARRRRPDLGILLLSQYVEVAYARDLLEAGSGGVGYLLKDRIASFDEFRDALGRVSDGGTVLDPQVVSQLLGRRSDPLAALTPREREVLTLMAEGRTNAAIAAELVIGTGAVEKNVTSIFQKLLLEDSGTDHRRVLAVLAFLQH, from the coding sequence GTGAGTCTCGAGAGCCCCTCCCGTCAGCCCCTCCGCGTCGTCGTCGCCGACGACTCGGTGCTGCTGCGGGAGGGGCTCGTCCGACTGCTCGACGAGATCGGGGTCGAGGTCGTCGGGGCGTACGGCGATGCCGACTCGTTGCTGGCCGACCTCGACGACGTCCGTCCCGACATCGCCGTGCTCGACGTCCGCATGCCGCCCACCCACACCGACGAGGGCGTCCGTGCCGCGATCGAGGCGCGACGCCGTCGGCCCGACCTCGGCATCCTGCTGCTGTCGCAGTACGTCGAGGTGGCCTACGCCCGCGACCTGCTCGAGGCGGGCTCGGGCGGGGTCGGCTACCTGCTCAAGGACCGCATCGCCTCGTTCGACGAGTTCCGTGACGCGCTCGGCCGGGTGTCGGACGGCGGGACGGTCCTCGATCCGCAGGTGGTCTCGCAGCTGCTGGGCCGTCGCAGCGATCCGCTCGCCGCGCTCACGCCGCGTGAGCGAGAGGTGTTGACGCTGATGGCCGAGGGGCGCACGAACGCCGCCATCGCGGCCGAGCTGGTCATCGGCACGGGTGCGGTGGAGAAGAACGTCACCTCGATCTTCCAGAAGCTCCTGCTCGAGGACAGCGGCACCGACCACCGTCGTGTGCTGGCGGTGCTCGCCTTCCTGCAGCACTGA
- a CDS encoding SGNH/GDSL hydrolase family protein yields MRRATFARVALVGAVVATLAAGCAAPPTEATSASGSGTMAQAAAAPGVAVAPSSGGVRVAIVGDSLTAGGGRLLSEGLTADTWMTYAQGDGIDYVGGYAKGGSTVQQQAAAVRPVDDVDVLVLMSGTNDVRLGLTFAESAASYDAIVDTIRPEHVVVAAIPPYDRAPRAAARYEAQLERYVADKGWTFTDPWGFARAGDVFAAGTTVDGIHPTTAGYEALGHALRDTVLDVAGPRVVAPQADSPADPAEAAPGTTS; encoded by the coding sequence ATGAGACGCGCGACGTTCGCACGGGTCGCGCTGGTCGGTGCGGTCGTGGCCACCCTCGCGGCCGGGTGCGCCGCTCCGCCGACCGAGGCGACCAGCGCCTCCGGGTCCGGCACGATGGCCCAGGCCGCCGCCGCGCCCGGCGTCGCCGTCGCGCCGAGCTCGGGGGGCGTGCGGGTCGCGATCGTCGGCGACTCGTTGACCGCCGGGGGCGGTCGCCTGCTCAGCGAGGGGCTCACCGCCGACACCTGGATGACCTACGCCCAGGGCGACGGCATCGACTACGTGGGCGGCTACGCCAAGGGCGGCTCGACGGTGCAACAGCAGGCCGCTGCGGTGCGGCCGGTCGACGACGTCGACGTCCTCGTGCTGATGTCCGGCACGAACGACGTGCGCCTCGGACTGACCTTCGCCGAGTCCGCGGCGTCCTACGACGCGATCGTCGACACGATCCGGCCGGAGCACGTCGTCGTGGCCGCCATCCCGCCCTACGACCGTGCACCCCGGGCCGCGGCGCGGTACGAGGCGCAACTCGAGCGCTACGTCGCCGACAAGGGCTGGACCTTCACCGACCCCTGGGGGTTCGCCCGGGCGGGCGACGTCTTCGCCGCCGGCACGACCGTCGACGGCATCCACCCCACGACGGCCGGATACGAAGCCCTCGGCCACGCGTTGCGTGACACCGTCCTCGACGTGGCGGGCCCGCGGGTCGTCGCCCCGCAGGCGGACTCCCCCGCCGACCCGGCCGAGGCCGCTCCGGGTACGACCAGCTGA